GCCCGCGCCACCGGCGCGGCGGCCCCGGTCGCCGGGGAGGTGGAGCTGGAGGTGCCCGAGGAGGTACGGCGCGACCCCCGCGCCGTCACGGTGACGGTGGCCGACACGGCGGACGGCTCGCGCATCACGACGCTCGCCGTGGACCGCAACGGCGTGCTCGCGGACGTGGCCGCCGCGCTCGCCGTGCAACGGGTCGCCGTGCGGGCCGCGCGGGCGTGGTCGCAGGGGCGCTACGCCGTGTCGGTGTGGGAGACGGGGGAGCGCGACGTGGACGCCGCGGTGCTGCGGGAGCGGGTGGCCGCGATCGTCGACGCCCGCCTCGACCCCCGCGACCGCATCGCCCGGATGGTGCGCTCGACGCGGGAGCCGTCGGTGGTCGTGCGCCCGGAGGCGTCGCGGCGCGCGACGGTGCTCGAGGTGCGCACCGACGACCGGCCGGGCGTCGTCGCCCTGGTGTGCCGGGCGCTCGCCGAGCTCGACATCTCGGTGCGCTCGGCGCACATCTCCACGCTCGGTCCGCAGGCCGTCGACGTGTTCTACGTGCAGGAGGCGTCGGCCGGGGCGCTGTCGGAGCAGCGGGCGGCCGAGGCGGCCCACGCGCTCCGGGCCCTGCTCTCGGCCACCGTGGACCGGTGAGGGGCACCCGCCGGTTACCCTGGGACGTCGCGGCGCCGGGCCGCGCACCGTCCGCACGAGCCTGAGGAACGATTCGTTGTTCGCCACACTCTCCGACCGCCTGTCGGACACCTTCAAGAACCTGCGCGGCAAGGGCAGGCTCTCCGAGGCCGACATCGACGCCACCGCGCGCGAGATCCGCATCGCGCTGCTCGAGGCGGACGTCGCCCTGCCGGTCGTCAAGCAGTTCGTCGGTGCCGTCAAGGAGCGGGCGCGCGGCGAGGAGGTCTCGAAGGCGCTCAACCCGGCGCAGCAGATCGTCAAGATCGTCAACGAGGAGCTCGTCGCCATCCTCGGCGGCGAGACCCGACGGCTGCGGTACGCCAAGAACGGGCCGACGGTCATCATGCTCGCCGGCCTCCAGGGCGCGGGCAAGACGACGCTCGCGGCCAAGCTGGCGCTGTGGCTGAAGGACCAGGGCAAGACCCCGATCCTCGTCGCCTGCGACCTCCAGCGCCCCAACGCGGTCAACCAGCTCCAGGTCAACGGCGAGCGCGTCGGCGTGCCGGTCTACGCCCCGGAGCCGGGCAACGGCGTCGGCGACCCGGTGTCGGTCGCGCGGGCGTCGATCGAGGAGGCCAAGCGCCGCCTGCACGACGTCGTCATCGTCGACACCGCCGGCCGTCTCGGCGTCGACGCCGAGCTCATGCAGCAGGCCGCCGACATCCGCGACGCGGTGCGGCCCGACGAGGTCCTCTTCGTCGTCGACGCCATGATCGGCCAGGACGCGGTCTCGACCGCCCAGGCGTTCCTCGACGGGGTCGGCTACGACGGCGTCGTCCTCACGAAGCTCGACGGCGACGCCCGCGGTGGTGCCGCCCTGTCGATCGCCTCGATCACGGGCAAGCCGGTCATGTTCGCCTCCAACGGCGAGAAGCTGACCGACTTCGACCTCTTCCACCCCGACCGCATGGCCTCCCGCATCCTCGACATGGGCGACATGATGAGCCTGATCGAGCAGGCGGAGCGCACCTTCGACGCCGAGCAGGCGATGAAGGCGGCGGACAAGCTCGCGGGCCGCGGCGACGGGGAGTTCACCCTCGACGACTTCCTCGAGCAGATGCAGCAGGTGCGCAAGCTCGGCTCGCTGTCGAAGATCATGGGGATGCTGCCCGGGATGGGGCAGTTCCGCGAGCAGCTCGAGAACTTCGACGAGCGCGAGATCGACCGGATCCAGGCGATCATCCAGTCGATGACGCCGGCGGAGCGGGCCAACCCGAAGATCATCGACGGTTCGCGCCGGGCGCGCATCGCGAAGGGCTCCGGCCGCCAGGTCTCCGACGTCAACCAGCTCGTCGACCGCTTCTTCGAGGCGCGCAAGATGATGCAGCAGATGGCCCGGGGCGGCGGCATGCCGGGGATGCCGGGCATGCCCGGGATGCCGGGCGCCGGTGGCAAGAAGGCGAAGGCGAAGCAGCAGCCCAAGAAGGGCAAGGGCCGGCGCGTGTCCGGCAACCCGGCCAAGGCGGCCCAGCAGGAGCGGGCGTCGAAGGACAAGGCGGCCGCCGCGAGCGGCAACCCGTTCGGCGGCAACGACGAGCCGGTCGACTACGAGAAGGCCGCCGCGGCGCTCGACCTCCCCTCGGACTTCTCCAAGTTCCTGAAGTGAGGGTGCTCGTCGTCGACGGCGCCAACGTGGTGGGCGCCCGTCCCGACGGGTGGTGGAAGGACCGGGCCGGCGCGGCCCGCCGCCTCCACGAGGGGCTGCTCGTCGCCGACCTCGACGTCGACCGCGTCGTCCTCGTGCTCGAGGGCGGTGCCAAGGGCGGCGTCCGCGCGGGTCGGGACGGCGACGTCCTCGTCGTCCACGCCCCGCGGGACGGCGACTCCGAGATCGTCGCGCGCACCGAGGCGGCCGTGGCCGACGGTGCGCGCACGACGGTGGTCACGGGGGACCGCGCGCTGCAGGCCCGGGTGACCCACGTCGGTGCGCTCGCGGTGGGCCCGACCTGGCTGCTCGACCGCCTGTAACGTCCGCCGCATGACGGCGCTGCGCTTCTCCGGTCCGGTCCTGCCCGACGGTGAGGTCGCGGACCTCTACGTGGTCGACGGGCACGTGACCTACGAGCCCCAGGCCGGCGCTGAGACGGCCGCCGAGGGGTGGATCGTGCCCGGCCTCGTCGACGCCCACTGCCACATCGGTCTCGACGACCACGGCCCCGTCTCGGACGCCGAGGCCGAGGAGCAGGCGATCGCGGACCGCGACGCCGGAGCGCTGCTCATCCGCGACTGCGGCTCGGCCCTCGACACGGCCTGGATGCACGAGCGCGAGGACCTCCCGCGGCTCATCCGGGCCGGCCGGCACGTCGCGCGCACCAAGCGCTACATCCGGGGCTACGCCCACGAGGTCGAGCCGGAGGACCTCGCGGCCCGCGTCGCCGAGGAGGCCCGGGCCGGCGACGGCTGGGTCAAGCTGGTGGGGGACTGGATCGACCGCGAGACCGGCGACCTCGCGCCGTCGTTCGACGCGGCGTCCTTCGCCGCCGCGATCGCCGCCGCGCACGAGCAGGGCGCCAAGGTCACGGCGCACTGCTTCGGCCACGACGTCCTCGCCGGGCTGCTCGACGCGGGCATCGACTGCATCGAGCACGGCACGGGGCTGACGCCGGAGCTCGTGGAGCGGATGGTCGCGGCGGGCACCGCCCTGGTGCCGACGGTGATGCAGCTCGACAAGTTCCCCGAGCACGCGCGCGGCGGGGCGGCCCGGTTCCCGGCCTACGCCGCCACGATGACCGACCTGCACGTGCGTCGCCGCGACACGCTCATGGGCGCCTTCGAGGCGGGGGTGCCGCTCTACGCCGGGTCCGACGGCGGCGGCGTCGCCCGCCACGGCAACCTCGTGGGCGAGGTCGTCGCGCTCGCTGCGCTCGGCCTCCCCGCGTACGACGCGCTCGGCGCCGCGTCGTGGCGGGCGCGCGGCTGGCTCGGCTGGAACGCGACGCTGGGGGAGGGCGCGCCGGCCGACTTCGTGGTCACGCGCGCCGATCCGCTGGCCGATCTCTCGACCCTCTTCGCGCCCCGCGCCGTCGTGCTCCGCGGCCGTGTGGTGGCGGGCGTCCGCTGACGCGAGCGCTCCACCGCAGATCGGTCCGACAGGTCCGCACCGGGGCGAAGATCTTCCGGCGTGCCTGGCGTGGAGGCGGGACCTTGCGGTTGAACGGGGAGGACACCGCAAGTCTCGCTTGAGTAACGATAGAGGTCTAGACGCGACTGCTCTCTGTTCGTGGGCTCGACCCGCGCGTTAACTTCTCGCCGCGGTGCCACTCGGTCCCACCCGAGGGGTGTGGGGTGCACCGGTGAGACGGAAAGAGCGGGAGGACCTGTGAGACTCAGGGGAATCGGCGTGGCCGCGATCGCGGTCACCTTGGCGTTGACCGCGTGCTCGGCACCGGAGGACGAGAGCGAGGAGCAGGCCCGGGAGGACTCCGACCGAGTCGCTGCCGGCGAGGCGCCCGACGCGATCACGATCGGCTGGAACCAGCCGTACTACTCGTACAACGACGACACGTCGGACGGCAACGCCACCGCCAACTCGATCATCAACTACATGCTCCGTGGCGACCTCTTCTACTACGACGAGAACCAGGAGCTCATCCGCGACGAGTCCCTGGGCACGTTCGAGAAGACGAGCGACGACCCGCTGACGGTCGAGTACACCGTCGCCGATGACGCCACGTGGTCCGACGGCACGCCGATGGACGCGACCGACCTCCTGCTGTCCTTCGTGGGCCAGAGCGGCAACTTCAACACCATCGACGCGGCGGACGACGTCAGCAACCTGGGTGGCGAGGTCTTCTTCAACTCCTCGTCGGCCGGCCTCCCGCTGGTGACCGAGACGCCCGAGCTCAGCAACGACAACAAGACGCTGACGCTGGTCTACTCCGAGCCCTTCGCCGACTGGGAGGTGGCGCTCGACTTCGGCGTCCCCGCCCACGTCACCGCGATGAAGGGCCTCGGCATCGAGGACCCGCAGGAGGCGAAGGACGCCTTCGTCGAGGCGGTCCAGAACAACGACGCCGCCGCGCTCTCGCCGATCGCCGAGTTCTGGAACACCGGCTACGACTTCACGTCGCTGCCCGAGGACGAGCTGCTCTACCTGTCGAGCGGCGCCTACGAGATGACGGACTTCGTCGAGGGCGAGTACGTGACCCTCACGGCGAACCCCGACTACGACGGAGAGCGTCCGGCCGCGATCAACGAGGTCACGGTCACCTACAACGAGGACCCGCTCGCGCAGGTCCAGCAGCTCCAGAACGGCGAGCTCGACCTCTTCGGCCCGCAGGCCACGACCGACGTCGTCGAGGCGCTCGAGGCCGTCGACCAGGCCGAGATCGAGACCGGCGTCGACGCGACCTACGAGCACATCGACCTCGTGCAGAACAACGGTGGTCCGTTCGACCCGGCGGCCTACGGCGGCGACGCCGAGACGGCGCTGCAGGTCCGCCAGGCGTTCCTCACGGCGTACCCGCGCAAGGACATCGTCGACACGCTGATCAAGCCGATCAACCCCGACGCCGAGGTGCGCAACTCGTTCCTCGTCACCCCGGGCGCGCCGTCGTACGACGCGGTCTCCGAGGCCGGCGGCATGCAGGAGGCCTACGGCGACGGTGACGCCGAGGCGGCCGCGCAGATCCTGGCCGACGCCGGGGTCGAGGGCCCGATCGACGTCCGTGTGCTGATCCCGGCCGACAACCAGCGCCGTTCGGACCAGTTCGACATCGTCCAGCCGATCCTGGCGGAGGCGGGCTTCAACCTGATCGCCGACCGTCGCGGCACGTGGGGCGAGGACCTGGGTGACGGCACGTACGACGCCGTCTCCTTCGGCTGGCAGTCGACCTCCACCGCGGTGACCGAGTCGCAGGCGACCTACGTCACCGGCGGCCTCAACAACCTCATCGGCTACAGCAACCCCGAGGTCGACGCGCTGTTCGACGACCTCGCGGTCACCTCGGACGCCGACGAGCAGGAGGGCATCCAGGAGGAGATCGAGGCGCTCCTGGTGGAGGACGCGATCGGTTCGACCGTCTTCCAGTTCCCGGCGGTCGTGGCCTACAACAAGGAGGTCCTGGGCAACGTGACGGCTGCGCCGCTCAACCCGACGATCTTCTACGGCTACTGGAACTGGACCGGTCCCGAGGAGGAGTGACCCACCAGCTCCACCCGTGAGTCAGGGGCCGTCGGCCGCGCCCGGCCGGCGGCCCCTGCTTGCGATCGTCCGCCCCTCGGGGTCGAAACCACGGCCCCCCTCACTCCGAAGGTCCTGGCACACCGATGGTCATGTTCTTCGTCCGACGACTGCTCACCTCGAGCCTCGTCGTGCTGGTCTCGACGTTCGTGATGTACGTGCTCGTGAGCATCGCGATCGACCCGTTGGCCGATCTCCGCCAGAGCACG
This Nocardioides alkalitolerans DNA region includes the following protein-coding sequences:
- the ffh gene encoding signal recognition particle protein, whose translation is MFATLSDRLSDTFKNLRGKGRLSEADIDATAREIRIALLEADVALPVVKQFVGAVKERARGEEVSKALNPAQQIVKIVNEELVAILGGETRRLRYAKNGPTVIMLAGLQGAGKTTLAAKLALWLKDQGKTPILVACDLQRPNAVNQLQVNGERVGVPVYAPEPGNGVGDPVSVARASIEEAKRRLHDVVIVDTAGRLGVDAELMQQAADIRDAVRPDEVLFVVDAMIGQDAVSTAQAFLDGVGYDGVVLTKLDGDARGGAALSIASITGKPVMFASNGEKLTDFDLFHPDRMASRILDMGDMMSLIEQAERTFDAEQAMKAADKLAGRGDGEFTLDDFLEQMQQVRKLGSLSKIMGMLPGMGQFREQLENFDEREIDRIQAIIQSMTPAERANPKIIDGSRRARIAKGSGRQVSDVNQLVDRFFEARKMMQQMARGGGMPGMPGMPGMPGAGGKKAKAKQQPKKGKGRRVSGNPAKAAQQERASKDKAAAASGNPFGGNDEPVDYEKAAAALDLPSDFSKFLK
- a CDS encoding amidohydrolase family protein, producing the protein MTALRFSGPVLPDGEVADLYVVDGHVTYEPQAGAETAAEGWIVPGLVDAHCHIGLDDHGPVSDAEAEEQAIADRDAGALLIRDCGSALDTAWMHEREDLPRLIRAGRHVARTKRYIRGYAHEVEPEDLAARVAEEARAGDGWVKLVGDWIDRETGDLAPSFDAASFAAAIAAAHEQGAKVTAHCFGHDVLAGLLDAGIDCIEHGTGLTPELVERMVAAGTALVPTVMQLDKFPEHARGGAARFPAYAATMTDLHVRRRDTLMGAFEAGVPLYAGSDGGGVARHGNLVGEVVALAALGLPAYDALGAASWRARGWLGWNATLGEGAPADFVVTRADPLADLSTLFAPRAVVLRGRVVAGVR
- a CDS encoding ABC transporter family substrate-binding protein, whose product is MAAIAVTLALTACSAPEDESEEQAREDSDRVAAGEAPDAITIGWNQPYYSYNDDTSDGNATANSIINYMLRGDLFYYDENQELIRDESLGTFEKTSDDPLTVEYTVADDATWSDGTPMDATDLLLSFVGQSGNFNTIDAADDVSNLGGEVFFNSSSAGLPLVTETPELSNDNKTLTLVYSEPFADWEVALDFGVPAHVTAMKGLGIEDPQEAKDAFVEAVQNNDAAALSPIAEFWNTGYDFTSLPEDELLYLSSGAYEMTDFVEGEYVTLTANPDYDGERPAAINEVTVTYNEDPLAQVQQLQNGELDLFGPQATTDVVEALEAVDQAEIETGVDATYEHIDLVQNNGGPFDPAAYGGDAETALQVRQAFLTAYPRKDIVDTLIKPINPDAEVRNSFLVTPGAPSYDAVSEAGGMQEAYGDGDAEAAAQILADAGVEGPIDVRVLIPADNQRRSDQFDIVQPILAEAGFNLIADRRGTWGEDLGDGTYDAVSFGWQSTSTAVTESQATYVTGGLNNLIGYSNPEVDALFDDLAVTSDADEQEGIQEEIEALLVEDAIGSTVFQFPAVVAYNKEVLGNVTAAPLNPTIFYGYWNWTGPEEE